The Amycolatopsis umgeniensis DNA segment CTGGCCGAAGCCGGCGTCGGGAGTTCGGATCGCGTGGCGTTGCTGGCACGGCAGTCGACAGCCGCGGTGATCGGGATGCTCGCCACACAATGGCTGGGCGCCGCCTACGTTCCGCTGGACGTCGACGCGCCCCCGGCCCGTCTCCGGACCATCGCCGGACGCGCCGGGGTCACGGCGTGGCTGGTCGGTGACACCGGTGAGGACGAGGTCCTCGCGCGGATCGGCGGGGTCGACGGGCTCGTGCTCGAACTGGGAGCGGCCCGCCGGCGAGCGGAACCGCGTGAACCCGCCGCCACCGAAGCCGATTCCGCGTATCTGATCTTCACCTCCGGCACCACGGGAACGCCCAAGGGGGTGGACGTCCCGCACAGCGCGCTGGCGCATTTCTGCCGGGAGATCAACGAGGCCTATCGCATCGACGGCCGGGATCGCGTGCTGGGCTTCGCGAAGTACAGCTTCGACGTCTCCGTCTTCGAGGTCTTCGCGACCCTGACCGCGGGCGCCACCCTCTGCGTCCCTGATCTCGACCAGCGCCGGGATCCGGCGTTGCTGACCGGTTTCCTCCGCGACGAGGCTGTCACCGTCGCCGAGCTGCCGCCCGCGCTGATGCCGCTGCTCGATCCGGATCTGCCTGAGCTGCGGCTCGTTTCGGTCGGTGGCGAGGCTTTCCCGGGAGCCCTGGTGGCCACGTGGACCCAAGGCGGCCGCGAGTTCTGGAACGGCTACGGCCCCACCGAGACGACGGTGGCGGTGACGTTGAAACAGTGCTCCGGCGAGTGGCCGGTGATGCCGCCCATCGGCAGGCCGATCCGCGGTTGCCACGCCTACGTCGTCGACGAGCGGCTCCGGCCGGTGCCGCCGGGCGCGGTCGGGGAACTGCTGATCAGCGGACCGACCCTGGCGCGGGGATATTTCGGCGATCAGGAGGGCACCGCGAGGGCTTTCGTGACCAGGCCGGAGGGGCGTTCCTACCGCACCGGAGATCTGGTCCGCTGGCGCGGCGACGGGGACCTCGACTTTCTCGGCAGAGCCGACAGGCAGGTCAAGCTGAACGGCCATCGCATCGAACTCACCGAGGTCGAGCGGGTGCTCACGGACCATCCGGAGGTGCGCAGGGTCGCCGTTTCGGTCTGCCGGGTGCCCGATCTCGGCCGCACCATGGCGGCCTTCGCCGTGCTCGAGGAGCCTGCCCCGAAGCCCGACGAAGTGCTCCGGCAAGCCGCGGCGGTGCTGCCCCGGTACGCCGTACCGGCCCGGTTGGTCCCGGTCGGGGATCTCCCGTTGACCGCCAACAAGAAGGTCGATCACGAGGCCCTGGAACGGTTGCTGCTCGAAGCCATCGCCGAGGCGCCGGGCGCGTCCGAAGACGTCCGGGAGCTGACCGAGACCGAACGTGCCTTGGGCGAGGACGTGATCGGTCCGGTGCTGGCCAGGCCGGTGCCGGATCCCGATACCAGCTTCTTCGAACTCGGCGGCAACTCGCTGCAGGCGACCCAGGTGGTGGCCGGTATCGCCCGCCGGTTCGACGTCCAGCTGAGCATCGGCGACTTCTTCGGCACCCCCACCATCCGGGGTCTCGCGGCGATGGTCGACGGCAGGGAACGGCGCAGCGACGTCGTCGACCACCGGCTGCGTGCCTCGATGTTGGCTGTCGAGGAACTGGCGGACCAGCGGGGGACACGGTGATCGATCCGGACGCGATCGAACTCGACGCGCTGACCGAGGCGGACCGTCTGCTGCTCGCCGAACTCCTCGATCGCGAGGACGGCGAGCAGGAGTTTCCCGTGGCGTCCGCGCAGCGGGAGATGCTGACCACCGCGGCCCGCTTCCCCGACAGCCGCGCCGCCGGCATCCACCTCGCCATCCGGCTCGACGGCCGGGTTTCGCTGGAGGGGTTGCGGGCGGCGCATCACACCCTGCTCTCTCGCCACAGTGCCCTGCGCACCGGGTTCCGCGCCGATCCCGATGGTTGGCGACAGGCGGTCTCGGAGGGTGGGGAGTTCCCGATGCGCATCTCGACCGGCGAGCCTCTCGACGACTCGTGCGTGGTCACCGCGTTCGAACGGGCGCGGGAGGAACCCTTCGACCTGCTCGGCGCCGGGCCGCTGGCGCGAGCCGAACTCATCACCGACCGCAATGGTGCCCAGGTCCTGCTGTGGTCGTGGCACCACGCCGTCGTCGACGGTTACTCGCTCGGCTTGCTGTGGAGCGATTTCACCGCGGCCTACCGCGGCGGGCACGAGCAGACCGAGCCGGTGCCGTACGGCGAATTCGCCCTCTGGCAGCGGGAGTGGCTCGCCGGGCCGGAGGCGCGCCGGGCGGCGGAACGCCTTGCCTCCGCCTCGGACAGCTTTGGTGACCTGCCTCCACAGCGGAGCAGGCCCGCCCGTCCCGATATCGGAGCGATGGAACTCGTGGTTCCCGCCGCGGTGCACGACGAGCTGGTCCGCGAAGCGGTCCACCGCGGGCTGACCACGCACATGGTGCTGCTGGCCGCGTACCGGCACGAGGTGGAGGCCGCCGGACTGCTCGGCGCGGCGGCACCGGTGTGGACGCCGCTCGCCGGCCGCACCGACGACCGCTTCATGAGCACGGTCGGCATGTTCGGCAACGTGCTGCCGGTCTTCGGCCGCGCGGGCGGCGATCTCTCGCCGATCAGGGACGGCTGCATCCTGGCGATGGAATGCCAGAACCTGCCCAGGCCGGAACTGCTCCAGACGCGCCCGATTCCCGCGGACGCCTTGTTCGCGCTGCAGAACACGCCCAGCGGGGACGGTTCTCTGCCCGGCGTACGGGTGTCGGTCGTCCGTCCGCCCGGCGTGCCCCCGGTCGCGCCGATCCTCGAGTTCTACAGCCCGCCGGACGAGCTGTTTCGGACGGCGTTGTCGTTCGGATACCGCGACGGAGGGCTGACAGGGGTTTTCGAGTACGACAGAGCCGAGGTTCCCGATTCCGCCGCCACCGCCGTCGTGGCCGGGATCGGGAAGTGGCTGCGGTCGTTCACCGGGGGTGCGCGATGACCGATGGTCACGTCTTGCTGGTCGGCACCGGGCTCGAGCAGTTCCGCAGGTACCTGCTCGAAGGCATCGTCCGCCGTCACCGTGTCGTGCTGCTCAACCCCACACCGGTCACGTGGCAGCGTGCCTTGGTCGCCGATCACGCGGAGGTCGATTTCACCGACCAGGCCGCGGTTTTCCGCGCGGCGAAGGAACTCGCCGCGCGCAACGAGATCAACGGTGTGCTGACCTGGGACGAGAGCCTGCTGGAGCACAGCGCCCGGATCGCGGAACAACTCGGCGTTCCGGGGCTCCCGGTTTCCGCGGCGCTGGCCTGCCGGGACAAGGCGCGTCAACGCGAGCTGTTCGCCCGGCACGGGGTGCCCTCGGCCCGGTTCCGCACCGTGGACACGGTGGGCGAAGCACTCGACGCGGCCGTCGAACTCGGCTATCCGCTGGTGGTGAAGCCGCGCGCATTGGCAGGCAGCATCGGGGTACGGCTGGTGCGTGACGACGGGGAACTGCGCGAGGCCGTCGAGCGGGCGGGAAGCGCGCACTACCCGGGATTCGGCGGCACAGGCGGACTGCTGCTGGAGGAGTACCTGGTCGGCACCGAGATCAGCGTCGACAGCTGGGTGCTCGACGGCACCGTCACCCCGTTCGTCATGGCGAAGAAGATCGTCGGGCTCGCCCCGCACTTCGAGGAAACCGGGCATCTGGTCGGCGGCGCGCTCGGGCTGGCCACGGCCGAAAAAGCCCAGAAAGTGGTGGCTGCCGCCAATCTCGCCCTCGGCGTCGACCACGCGGTCACCCACACCGAGGTGATGCTCACCGCCGACGGTCCCCGCCTGATCGAGGTCAACGGCAGGCTCGGCGGTGACCTCATCCCGTACCTCGGCGAGCTGGCCGGCGGGATCGAGGCCGGCGCGATCGCCGCCGACGTGGCCGTCCACCGTCGTCCGGAATCCCTCGCCCGCCACGCGAGGCTGGCCGCGGTGCAATTCATCTACCCGGACCGGGAAATGCGGCTGGACGGCGTGCGCATGGCGCCCGAACTCGAAGAGGCGCCGTGGATCGAGCGATGGGGCGTGCTCTTCCCGCCGGGGAGCGAATTGTTGTTGCCGCCCAAGGCATATCTCACCCGAGCGGCGTACGTGGTGTGCACCGCCGACGACGAGAGCGGCTTGGCCGCCCGGATGGCCGAGATCCGCGCGGGCGTGGTGCCGTTCGGGCCCGCCCTGGTCTGACCGTCCACTGAAACCCGACGCCGACGGAGTAGCCGCATGACCATGATCACCCTGACCGACATCGACGTACGGTCGCCGGAGTTCTACCGGAACCCGTACCCCTTCTACCGGTTGCTGCGCGAGCAGGACCCCGTGCACCACATCGCCGAACTGGGTGTCTGGCTGGTGACCCGCCACGATCTCGTGACCGAGGTCTTCGCCGACCAGCGGCGGTTCGGCAAGACCTGGCCGGAGGGCACGGCACCGCTCGACGGCCCGCGTCCGGAGGAATTCGCCGCTCTCGACGAGATCCCCGTCGACATGCTGGACTCCGACCCGCCGGACCACACCCGGTTGCGGAGGCTGGTGTCGAAGGCCTTCACACCCAAGGCTGTCGAGCAGCAGCGGCCGAGGATCGCCGAAATCGTCGACGAGCTCATCGACGAGATGCTGGGCAAGCCCCGCTTCGATCTGGTGCGGGACTTCGCCATCCCGATCCCGGTCCGCATCATCGGCGAGATCCTCGGCGTCCCGGCCGGGGACTACACCCGGTTCCAGAACTGGACCGTGGACTTCGTGCGCAGTTTCGACGTCACGCAACCGCAAGAGGTCAAGTACAAGGGGATGGCCGCGCATCTGAAGCTGGTGGAGTACTTCGACGAACTGGTCCGCGAGCGGCGCGTGGCTCCGGGTCCGGATCTGATCAGCTCGTTGATCAAGGTCGAAGACGAGGGCGACAAGCTTTCCCGCGGCGATCTGCTGGCCATGTGCGTCCTGATGCTGTTCGGGGGATACGAGACGACGTTCACGCTCATCTCCAACGGGACGAGACTCCTGCTCGAGCACAAGGAACAGCGAGAGCTGCTCCTTGCACGGCCGGAACTCGCCCGGCAGGCGTGCGAGGAACTCGTCCGCTACGAATCCCCCGTGCAGCGCATCGGCTACATCGCGCGATACGACCAGGAGTTCGGCGGCAAGTCCCTGCGCAAGGGGGACGTCGTGCTGGCCTGCATCGGCGCGGCCAACCGAGATCCGGCGGTGTTCGAGGAGCCGGACCGCCTCGCCCTCGACCGGAGCAACACCAAACAGATCGCCTTCGGCCGCGGGCTGCACTACTGCATCGGCGCGCCGCTGGCCGTCCTGGAGGCGGCTGTGGCCATTCCCCGTCTCCTGGAACGCGTTCCGCGGCTGACGATCCTCGACGAGACGCTGGACTGGGCACCGACCTCGGCGCACCGCAGGCTGCAATCACTCACCGCGAGCGCCGGGTGAACCCGTAACTCACGTGATCAGACACGGAACTCGCGTGATTGGGCACGGAACTCGCGTGATTGGGCGCCGCGTAGCCTGATCGGCTTCCAGTCACGTGAGTTCCGTGTCTGATCACAGGAGTGCGGTCCCTGATCACGCGAGTCACGCCTTGGCCCGTGACCGTTCTTGAGGGTGAAACGGACCTCCCCTCAAGAACGGAAGGCGCCGGCGTTCTCCTCGGCCCACCGCGCGAACGTGCGGGGCGGACGCCCGGTGACCTCCTCGACGGTGGGGAGCACCTGCGTGTCGGCTTCGGTCAGCACGCCGCCCTGCAGGCCGAGCAGCGACTCGACCATTTCCTCCGGCATGAAGCGGCGCATCTGATCGGCCGCTTGCTCCGGAGTGACCTCCTGGAACGTGAGCTCCCTCCCGATGGCGGCGCCGATGGCGGCGAGTTGCTCGCGCGGAGAGATCGGCGCCGGTCCGGTCAGGGCGTAGGTTCTGCCCTCGTGGCCCTCCTCGGTGAGCGCGCTGAAGCCCACCGCGGCGATGTCGGCGGGGTGGACGGTGGGGAGCTGGACATCGCCGTACGGGGCGTGCACCACGCCACCGCCCTTGATCTCCGGGATCCACTGCTTTCGGTTCGAAGCGAACTGACCCGGCCGAAGCACGGTCCAGGACAGTCCGCTCTCCGCGACGGCGCTTTCGGCCTGCAGGCTGCTGCGGCCGATCATCAGCTCCGGATGGGTCCCCGCCGCTCCGGACGAGATCAGCACCACGTGCCGCACGCCAGCCGAGCGCGCGGCGGCGGCGATCTCACTCTCTTGGCCGGGCCCGGGCAGGACGAGGAAGACCTTGTCCACTCCCTTGAACGCGGCCGCCAGCGATTCGGGCCGGTTCAGATCGCCTTCCACGACCTCCACGGCGGCCGGGAACCGGGCTTTGCCCGCGTCCCTGGTCAGCGCGCGCACCGGGAAATCGGCTCGGTGCAGCAACTCGACGAGTTCGCTGCCCACGTTCCCGGTGGCGCCGGTTACCAGGATCATCATCTCCCCCTCCGGGACGACTGGTATCACCATGAGCGTAAAACCTGATGTGAACATGAGGTCTGCTCGATGTGACGCAGATCACTGCCATTCACTGACCCGCGGAATGGCTGTCTTCATTGTTCTTGCTCTGACAAAACTTTGCGTAGCCCTGACATTGTCGGATTGACACTGGTCTCTTTTGCGGAGCAGGATGGAAGCCTGATTAGGTTGTTCATTCGCCGAGTCGGATCAGGCGCCGATCGTGGGGGTGTGCGCCGAATCGATCGAAACGTGGGGGAAATGGAAACCGAAGTCGTCGTGGTGGGCGCCGGTCCGACCGGCCTCATGCTCGCGGGTGAGTTGCGTTTGGCCGGTATGGACGTCATCGTGCTGGAACGCCTGGAAAAGCCGACCGGACAGTCGCGTGGTCTCGGCTTCACTGCACGCGCCGTGGAGGTGTTCGACCAGCGGGGATTACTGCCCTGGTTCGGGGACATCGAAGTGAATCCGATCGGCCATTTCGGCGGGTTGCCGCTCGACTACAGCGTGCTGGAAGACTGCCATTTCGGCGCGCGCGGAGTTCCCCAATCGCGTACCGAACAGGTGCTCGAGGAATGGGCCACCGATCTGGGCGCCGACATCCGCCGAGGGTGGGAGCTGACCGATTTCACCGAGACGGCGGACACAGTCGTGGTCGAGGTGAATTCTCCGGCGGGCCGCCGGGAACTGCGTGCCGAATACCTGGTGGGATGCGACGGCGGACGCAGCGTCGTGCGCGGGCTGGCCGGGATCGCGTTCCCCGGAACACCTGCCACGCGCGAGATGTACCTCGCCGACGTCGTCGGCTGCGAAATCCGACCGAGGTTCACCGGGGAGCGGGTGCCCGGCGGCATGGTGATGAGCGCGCCCCTGGAACCCGGGGTCGACCGCGTCATCGTCTGCGAACGGGGCGCGGAACCGGGAGAGCGCACCGAGCCGATCGAATTCGCCGAGGTGGCCGCCGCGTGGCGGCGGCTCACCGGTGAGGACATCAGCGGGGGCGAGGCGTTGTGGGTCAGCGCTTTCACCGACGCCACCCATCTCGCCGACGAATACCGGCGCGGCCGGGTGCTGC contains these protein-coding regions:
- a CDS encoding non-ribosomal peptide synthetase translates to MTDLAARLARLPKEKREALRRKLLEGKAEPVLRHLASDAPVPASVQQQQLWYIDRVDEQGAANNLAYVWTLRGPLDAAALESALAWVIDRQESLRGRFVSADPVDFHVDERTGRTLPVVDLTEDVDPGATFDAIAERSRGRRFSVTEGPLYEARLIRLAPDEHRLLWIVHHIAWDAGSVGPFLRDLSAAYRRLSGGVEPDSPEPPVTYRDYSRWQRDWLGVKREGLAERWRTRWRGAPVTELPSDLPRPRQQTFGGKALDGELLAPESLDRLRAVCAEHRATSYMVTLGLFAHLLGRWTRSDEVTVGSPFDLRADPRLDDVVGFFVNMVPLRIATEPGSSLVEQIAVARDRVLEAMDDRELPFSDIVAAVNPPRDPGRSPLFQIEFAFETDSARQLEVDFGEVRFEHAKLHDGGSRFDLSLIVRESRDRIGYTVEYNPDLFHERTITALVDAFRTVMTSALAAPGRPLDEHALLAPGEPAELAAYGAGDPVAPTRGTVLDVVRGHAETDPGRVAVRYGGTDLTYGDLVREVRAVAGALAEAGVGSSDRVALLARQSTAAVIGMLATQWLGAAYVPLDVDAPPARLRTIAGRAGVTAWLVGDTGEDEVLARIGGVDGLVLELGAARRRAEPREPAATEADSAYLIFTSGTTGTPKGVDVPHSALAHFCREINEAYRIDGRDRVLGFAKYSFDVSVFEVFATLTAGATLCVPDLDQRRDPALLTGFLRDEAVTVAELPPALMPLLDPDLPELRLVSVGGEAFPGALVATWTQGGREFWNGYGPTETTVAVTLKQCSGEWPVMPPIGRPIRGCHAYVVDERLRPVPPGAVGELLISGPTLARGYFGDQEGTARAFVTRPEGRSYRTGDLVRWRGDGDLDFLGRADRQVKLNGHRIELTEVERVLTDHPEVRRVAVSVCRVPDLGRTMAAFAVLEEPAPKPDEVLRQAAAVLPRYAVPARLVPVGDLPLTANKKVDHEALERLLLEAIAEAPGASEDVRELTETERALGEDVIGPVLARPVPDPDTSFFELGGNSLQATQVVAGIARRFDVQLSIGDFFGTPTIRGLAAMVDGRERRSDVVDHRLRASMLAVEELADQRGTR
- a CDS encoding condensation domain-containing protein yields the protein MIDPDAIELDALTEADRLLLAELLDREDGEQEFPVASAQREMLTTAARFPDSRAAGIHLAIRLDGRVSLEGLRAAHHTLLSRHSALRTGFRADPDGWRQAVSEGGEFPMRISTGEPLDDSCVVTAFERAREEPFDLLGAGPLARAELITDRNGAQVLLWSWHHAVVDGYSLGLLWSDFTAAYRGGHEQTEPVPYGEFALWQREWLAGPEARRAAERLASASDSFGDLPPQRSRPARPDIGAMELVVPAAVHDELVREAVHRGLTTHMVLLAAYRHEVEAAGLLGAAAPVWTPLAGRTDDRFMSTVGMFGNVLPVFGRAGGDLSPIRDGCILAMECQNLPRPELLQTRPIPADALFALQNTPSGDGSLPGVRVSVVRPPGVPPVAPILEFYSPPDELFRTALSFGYRDGGLTGVFEYDRAEVPDSAATAVVAGIGKWLRSFTGGAR
- a CDS encoding ATP-grasp domain-containing protein, which gives rise to MTDGHVLLVGTGLEQFRRYLLEGIVRRHRVVLLNPTPVTWQRALVADHAEVDFTDQAAVFRAAKELAARNEINGVLTWDESLLEHSARIAEQLGVPGLPVSAALACRDKARQRELFARHGVPSARFRTVDTVGEALDAAVELGYPLVVKPRALAGSIGVRLVRDDGELREAVERAGSAHYPGFGGTGGLLLEEYLVGTEISVDSWVLDGTVTPFVMAKKIVGLAPHFEETGHLVGGALGLATAEKAQKVVAAANLALGVDHAVTHTEVMLTADGPRLIEVNGRLGGDLIPYLGELAGGIEAGAIAADVAVHRRPESLARHARLAAVQFIYPDREMRLDGVRMAPELEEAPWIERWGVLFPPGSELLLPPKAYLTRAAYVVCTADDESGLAARMAEIRAGVVPFGPALV
- a CDS encoding cytochrome P450 → MTMITLTDIDVRSPEFYRNPYPFYRLLREQDPVHHIAELGVWLVTRHDLVTEVFADQRRFGKTWPEGTAPLDGPRPEEFAALDEIPVDMLDSDPPDHTRLRRLVSKAFTPKAVEQQRPRIAEIVDELIDEMLGKPRFDLVRDFAIPIPVRIIGEILGVPAGDYTRFQNWTVDFVRSFDVTQPQEVKYKGMAAHLKLVEYFDELVRERRVAPGPDLISSLIKVEDEGDKLSRGDLLAMCVLMLFGGYETTFTLISNGTRLLLEHKEQRELLLARPELARQACEELVRYESPVQRIGYIARYDQEFGGKSLRKGDVVLACIGAANRDPAVFEEPDRLALDRSNTKQIAFGRGLHYCIGAPLAVLEAAVAIPRLLERVPRLTILDETLDWAPTSAHRRLQSLTASAG
- a CDS encoding NAD(P)H-binding protein, with product MVIPVVPEGEMMILVTGATGNVGSELVELLHRADFPVRALTRDAGKARFPAAVEVVEGDLNRPESLAAAFKGVDKVFLVLPGPGQESEIAAAARSAGVRHVVLISSGAAGTHPELMIGRSSLQAESAVAESGLSWTVLRPGQFASNRKQWIPEIKGGGVVHAPYGDVQLPTVHPADIAAVGFSALTEEGHEGRTYALTGPAPISPREQLAAIGAAIGRELTFQEVTPEQAADQMRRFMPEEMVESLLGLQGGVLTEADTQVLPTVEEVTGRPPRTFARWAEENAGAFRS
- a CDS encoding FAD-dependent monooxygenase → METEVVVVGAGPTGLMLAGELRLAGMDVIVLERLEKPTGQSRGLGFTARAVEVFDQRGLLPWFGDIEVNPIGHFGGLPLDYSVLEDCHFGARGVPQSRTEQVLEEWATDLGADIRRGWELTDFTETADTVVVEVNSPAGRRELRAEYLVGCDGGRSVVRGLAGIAFPGTPATREMYLADVVGCEIRPRFTGERVPGGMVMSAPLEPGVDRVIVCERGAEPGERTEPIEFAEVAAAWRRLTGEDISGGEALWVSAFTDATHLADEYRRGRVLLAGDAAHTHLPAGGQGLSVGVQDAANLGWKLAATVRGRAPEGLLDSYHTERHAAGARLLTNTRAQGLLYLSGDEVRPMRELLAELMEFDVVRRHLAGMTSGFDVRYDMGAGTHPLPGARMPNLELVVGAGRTTVAELLRGGQGLLLDLAESAEARRVAAGWHDRVDVIRAKPAEPLAGLESVLIRPDGHVAWAAPDEADLGTSLSRWFGAPIS